The DNA region ACAGCAGCGGCAGTGCAGCTGCGTCAGGCTACTGCCGGGCCGCGCGCAGCTGCGCTCCGGGCGGGGCGGGCTCTGCTCCCCCGGCGTTCGGAGACGCTTCGCTTCGCCGagcgccggcccctccgcccggGACTGCGGGGGGCCGCGCTTGTCTTCAAGCGCCTTCAGTAGCCGAGGGGGAGGGCAGCTGCGGCGGTGCCCCGCGGGCGGGCCCGGGGGgacctccccgccgcgccgcgccgcggtgtCGCCTCCGGAGGCCGCGGAAAATGGCGGCGGCCAccgcctccgcggggcgcggccccgccccggcggggcggagCTCGCCGCTTTTGGCGCCACGCTGCGACAGTGGTTCCCGCCCGGCGGCTCCCTCCGCTGCGCTCCgccatggccgccgccgccgccgtgcccggCTACTCGCCCGGCTTCAAGAAGCCGCCGGCGATGCTGCGGCTGAAGCGGAAGCGGCAGCGGCGGAgcgagccccccgccgccgccgccgccgccgccgccccgccctgcggcgcggccccgcggccgccgcccgcccgccgcaacCCCTTCTCCTGCCTGGACAACGCGCcgcgggcggccgagccgcgcgagcggggccgccgggagccgcgggcggcgggcagccccCCGGCAGCGCCCCTCTGGCAGGTACAGacaggccgggccggggcgagGGTCATTTCTTAAATCACCGGCCTGGGCTCTGGCTTCGTGCTGCATTTtaccttttttctctcttttcccgcGCAGGTTTCAGCCTCTGCTgccggcggggggccggcggggcgcgctGAGGCGGCCGCTGCGGTGCCGGTGAGTGctgaaggcggcggcggcggcgctgcgggggctgctgccccctcccctgtgctccccgcggGCCTGCAGCAGCTTTCCCGCGCCTTGGCGTCGCCGCCTGTCGCGATAAGGGCGCGCCTCGGCGGGGGCCCCTGCCGCCTTCCGTTCAGCGCGGGAGAAGAGGGGCGCGTCGCTTCAGCGGGCGGACGGGAAAGGGATGGTTCCCCCAAACCAGCCTTTGAAACAGAGTTTCAAGCTGGTGTTGTATTGCACTGCTATAGATTCAAAACCTTCGGTCAAAGCTAACTTAGCGGGATAGAGGAATGAGCCCGTAAAGAGGACGAGTTatcccaggaccccccccccccccccgggaccttTGCATTGTCTAGGAAGCATCTGGCATCacggtcaccttttttttttttttttttaatccaccatTATTAATCCTCCTTTAATCTCCTCCCAGTTTAGGATATTTGGAAAGATTCATATGAACTAAAACCTTCTGCTTTTCGTAACCCCTATAATGCACTATTTTCGTTAGAAATTTGTTGTTGGCTAAAGTCACGTGCTGAGTATAACCAGTGATGGGCCAGCCTGCGAACTGTCAAACTCGGCATTATTTGGAATATGGGGTGTTGGTCTGGAGCACCTTTATGTAAGGTTTGTGTCCTAACTTAATGCGAGTGCTCCCCTAGGATAAATATGAGCCAGGCACTTTTGCTGTTAAACTGCACTGGACAGGAGCATTCAGGAAAGCACAGATTTAACTTGTCTTTTTATGGACAAGTACCAAACTGGAGTTCAGAAGCTGCATGTAATAACCATAGTCCTATCTAGTCCAACATCTGGACTGCCTGCCAGTACAGGTGTATACGCTCAACGTCAGAGCAAACCTAACCATGCTAAGATATAAATAGGAAGGTatgtagatttttttaatgttgccctTAGGTTAACTggtgttatttcttttttgtaaGGACCTTCATTTACCTGTTCTCGTACCTGATATTCCCTCCTCACCAAGAAATGAATTTCCTGCAGACTGGAGTATTAAAACACGACTTCTGTGTATGTCGTCCCAACCTTTTACCTGGGCAGAACATTTAAAAGCGCAAGAAGAAGCTCAGGGATTTGCCCAACACTGCAGAGCCACAGAAACAAACTTGCCGCAGTGTGTACAGGTAATACTTGAGGGGAAGCTTGAAAAATCTAGCTTTAGATAGGAAAATGTAACTTTGCACCTTTCCTTAAGTGTGCTTGCAGGGTTGGCAGCAAAGGTCTTACTGTGTTAGGTCTCATTTACATTAAGGACAAGGCTCATTTTAGACTACTAATCTAACTCCATCCATTGTTTGTACCCCAAAATACAACCAATGGCAAACAGCAATAAGTGAGTGGTGTTTTAACTTCAACTGTGGTGCGGGTTCCAGTTGCTGCCTGTCATTTCTTTAATATCTGGCTTATTCACAAgcctaggaatttttttttttagtgtctgGTGAAgtgtggggtggtttttttgtgtgtgtctttgtttttgtttttttgttaatcCATCTGTTGCAATGCTACCTTCTCTTAAGTAAAGATTTAAGTAGTATTACCCTCATACAATATTGTTTGAAATCTAGGAACCAAAAATGTCCACAGAACTCCGCTGTGCCTTTCAGCAAAGTCTCATATACTGGCTTCACCCTTCACTGCCATGGCTGCAGCTGTTTCCTCGCATTGGAGCAGATAGAAAAATAGTGGGAAAGGCTAGTCCTTGGTCACAGGATGAAGCCTTGCAGCAGGTACTAATGAGTGAATGGTAAGTGGAACCAAGGAACTTTTGTATTTAGCAAGATTAAGATTGGAATTTTAATTTATGCACAAGTTCTTTCCATTTCTGTGAGAAGGTGTTTGATTTTTCAGCAAGAATATTTGCTGTTTAGAGGACCAGTAAGTCTGAAGTCACCTTCTTTTGTTAAATGTCTTTCTCCAATCCTAGTTGATGATTAGGAGAGACTTCTGAAAATCCTGTTACCAAATTGTCTTTGATACTTCATGTAGAACCACATGCTTGAAAGCAAAGTTACTGGGAAGCATAGTACTCACAAACaggctgcatttcagaagagtgcAGCTTGCTAGTTGCTGAACGCATTTGAAAATAGGATTCTCATCTTTCAGTGTACTCTCAAAACTGTTCAAAATAGACATTGATAAAACCCAGCAAATAAATAATCAAAATCCAGTTTTACGTTGTGTCAATAGCAAACAATTTACTTCAATAACAGAACTGTTTTATTCTAATTTGCAGGTCTGTCAGCTTTACTTCTCTGTACAATCTGCTCAAAGCCAAACTATGTCCCTACTTCTATGTATGTACCTACCAGTTTACTGTCCTGTTTCGTGCAGCTGGTCTTGCAGGAAGCGATGTTATTACAGCTGTCATTTCTCCCACAACTAGAGGTTTAAGGGAAGCCATGAGAAATGAAGGTAAGACGAAACCAGTGCAACTAAGATATAAATAACTAATAAAGTGTATTAGCTgggtgtttaaaaataaaacattcattgctttcttttctcttctgttcaAGGCATAGAGTTTTCTTTACCTTTGGTAGAAGAAAGTagaatcagaaaacagaaaaactctgAAATGAATTTGGAAACAGAAGTTGTTCACAGCCCTGAAGTGGGCAAAAGCACTGAAGATGGAGAGTATGTAATAAGTCTTGAAAAATGTCTAGAATTCAAAGGCATCTACAGCCTCCTGCATACTTAATTTAGAAAACATTAACAGGAGGTATTGCCTTTCTAACACCTGATTCTGTGTTCCTAGGGAACCTGCTGCAagtgatgatgatgaagaaaGTTTCTCTTGGCTTGAGGAGATGGGAGTCCAAGACAAGGTTAAAAAGCCAGATGCTATTTCTATTAAACTGTATCCTTTATTTGCATGTCAAGATCTATTAGAGCAAAAAACCTTGCAGAGTTTATCTTTGTGGTATAGTTTTAAGTTTTATAAAAGCTTTTGaggaaatatttccaaatattaatCCACAAGTTACCACATTATTAATGGAGAACTTTGCCTGTCTTTTTCAGTTAATGACAAGTTTCTTCTATGACAAGAAAGAATTTCTATTCTTAAAGGAAAAGCCACAATGAATGGTTAATGCAGACATAAGATCCAGCCAAAAGGTCACAAACTATTTGAATGTGTTACCTCACATGGAAAGACTTTTTCACTGGAAAGGCTTCATTAGATAAAGGATGTCTGGTCACGTAAGCTAGGTCTACATTTGCAGGTAGTGTGGCACAATAGGGACAGCTCTGTAGACCAAAACAGCAGGTGCTGAGAATGTGTTTCAGAGGAGGGCTTATCTTCATCCTAGTCTGGTCCCCTCTGCAGCTGGAGCACCTAAAGTGCACTCCTGAGTGCAACTTCCTGTTACTTTCATCCAAGAATCTGAGACTGCCCCGCATCAGTGCACTGTCAGTGGGGACAATCAGGGGATTCACTTTGAAAGCAGACTTCCCATCTGAACTAAAGTGCTCATGTTTTAATGTCTGCTTTGACAGAGTTAATTTAATAAATGTAGGAGTTGTTAACTGCATAGGTATTTAAGGAA from Apteryx mantelli isolate bAptMan1 chromosome 1, bAptMan1.hap1, whole genome shotgun sequence includes:
- the DONSON gene encoding protein downstream neighbor of Son → MAAAAAVPGYSPGFKKPPAMLRLKRKRQRRSEPPAAAAAAAAPPCGAAPRPPPARRNPFSCLDNAPRAAEPRERGRREPRAAGSPPAAPLWQVSASAAGGGPAGRAEAAAAVPDLHLPVLVPDIPSSPRNEFPADWSIKTRLLCMSSQPFTWAEHLKAQEEAQGFAQHCRATETNLPQCVQEPKMSTELRCAFQQSLIYWLHPSLPWLQLFPRIGADRKIVGKASPWSQDEALQQVLMSEWSVSFTSLYNLLKAKLCPYFYVCTYQFTVLFRAAGLAGSDVITAVISPTTRGLREAMRNEGIEFSLPLVEESRIRKQKNSEMNLETEVVHSPEVGKSTEDGEEPAASDDDEESFSWLEEMGVQDKVKKPDAISIKLRKEKNEVQMDHKPESVALVKGTNTFTLLNFLINCKSLVAAAGPQAGLPPTLLSPIAFRGATMQTLKARSINAKARAYLSYEDIFSLEIVGPVMPHSLHSLTMLLKSAQRGAFSAILYTHEPTAVFNIGLDASTALNKEAVCKDLSKCGLHPKTLEQLSQFSTLGKSSIRFLEMKDYAYTWKS